From the genome of Spinacia oleracea cultivar Varoflay chromosome 2, BTI_SOV_V1, whole genome shotgun sequence, one region includes:
- the LOC110792773 gene encoding uncharacterized protein, whose amino-acid sequence MKIHHVLFIISILTFSNFISQTSSSSPTTHHHASSQGATKLNKTACHGSQSFFNESGLQCDEARDNNVDYAIHSYRRQGGRGGRGGGGGGGGNINNHVPTSRKSHAPWLVCPCLLNASFFAYVTFACLLL is encoded by the exons ATGAAAATTCATCATGTGTTGTTCATTATTTCCATTCTAACCTTCTCAAACTTTATATCACAAACCTCATCCAGCTCCCCAACTACTCATCATCATGCTTCTTCTCAAG GTGcaacaaaattaaataaaacggCATGTCATGGATCACAATCATTTTTCAATGAGAGTGGACTTCAATGTGACGAAGCAAGAGATAATAATGTTGATTATGCAATCCATTCCTACCGGAGACAGGGTGGCCGCGGTGGCAGAGgaggtggcggtggtggtggagggaATATAAATAATCATGTTCCTACTTCTCGTAAAAGTCATGCACCATGgcttgtctgcccttgtttgctCAATGCATCCTTCTTCGCTTATGTCACCTTTGCCTGCCTTCTTCTTTAG